In Synechococcus sp. A18-25c, a single window of DNA contains:
- the eno gene encoding phosphopyruvate hydratase has protein sequence MFDSLDLVIDTIVAREVLDSRGNPTVEAEVLLEGGASGRAIVPSGASTGAHEAHELRDGGDRYMGKGVTQAVNHIEERIAPALCGLSALDQAAVDAAMLELDGSDNKSNLGANAILAVSMANARAAANGLGIPLYRYLGGPMASLLPVPLMNVINGGAHAANSLDFQEFMLVPHGAPSFREALRMGTEVFHTLKKLLSDKGMSTAVGDEGGFAPDLGNVEAGEILVEAITKAGYKPGEQISLALDVASTEFFENGRYAFDGGSYDSAEMVGQLQQLVEKFPIVSIEDGLAEDDWEGWKLLTERLGSKVQLVGDDLFVTNTKRLQQGIDSATANSILIKVNQIGSLTETLQAIDLAGRSGYTSVISHRSGETEDTTIADLSVATRAGQIKTGSLSRSERVAKYNQLLRIEDELGSQAVYAGAVGQGPRGKA, from the coding sequence GTGTTCGATTCCCTCGATCTCGTCATCGATACCATCGTGGCCCGTGAGGTGCTCGACTCCCGCGGCAATCCCACGGTGGAAGCTGAAGTGCTGCTCGAGGGTGGTGCCAGCGGACGCGCCATCGTCCCCAGTGGTGCCAGCACCGGAGCCCATGAGGCCCACGAGCTGCGAGACGGCGGTGATCGCTACATGGGCAAAGGTGTGACTCAGGCGGTGAATCACATTGAAGAGCGCATCGCTCCGGCCCTGTGCGGCCTCTCCGCTCTGGATCAAGCCGCCGTGGATGCCGCCATGCTTGAACTGGATGGCAGCGACAACAAGTCCAACCTCGGAGCCAACGCCATCCTCGCGGTGAGCATGGCCAATGCACGCGCCGCCGCCAACGGCCTTGGCATTCCTCTCTACCGCTACTTGGGAGGACCGATGGCATCGCTGCTGCCGGTGCCACTGATGAATGTGATCAACGGTGGCGCCCATGCCGCCAACAGCCTGGACTTCCAGGAATTCATGCTGGTGCCTCACGGTGCGCCCAGCTTCCGCGAAGCCCTGCGCATGGGGACCGAGGTGTTCCACACGCTGAAGAAACTGCTCAGCGACAAGGGCATGAGCACCGCGGTGGGTGACGAAGGGGGATTCGCCCCTGACCTTGGCAATGTGGAAGCCGGCGAAATTCTGGTGGAAGCGATCACGAAGGCGGGTTACAAGCCTGGCGAACAGATCTCTTTGGCCCTTGATGTCGCCAGCACCGAATTCTTCGAGAACGGCCGCTATGCCTTTGATGGCGGCAGCTACGACAGCGCCGAGATGGTCGGGCAGCTGCAGCAGCTGGTGGAGAAGTTTCCGATCGTGTCCATCGAAGATGGCCTCGCAGAGGACGACTGGGAGGGTTGGAAACTGCTGACCGAGCGCCTGGGCAGCAAGGTGCAACTGGTGGGTGATGATCTGTTCGTCACCAACACCAAACGCCTGCAGCAGGGAATCGACAGCGCCACCGCCAACTCCATCCTGATCAAGGTGAACCAGATCGGTTCGCTCACCGAAACCCTGCAGGCCATCGATCTGGCCGGCCGCTCCGGCTACACCAGCGTGATCAGCCACCGCAGTGGCGAAACGGAAGACACCACCATTGCTGACCTGTCGGTTGCCACCCGTGCCGGGCAGATCAAGACCGGCTCCCTGAGCCGCAGCGAGCGGGTTGCCAAATACAACCAGCTGCTGCGCATCGAGGACGAGCTGGGCAGCCAGGCGGTGTACGCCGGTGCTGTCGGTCAAGGCCCCCGCGGCAAGGCCTGA